In the genome of Streptomyces globosus, one region contains:
- a CDS encoding 8-amino-7-oxononanoate synthase: protein MPQHSREADAPADVFAWIDEAERAREQAGLVRTLRPRSAASPLLDLASNDYLGLSRHPETVRGACAAAEEWGAGATGARLVTGTTALHAELEQELADFCGFEAALVLSSGYAANLAAVTALGGRGALVASDSGNHASIVDGCRLSRAETAVVPHADPEAARKTLAAHTGRALLVTDSVFSVDGDAAPLAGYAEACRARGAALVVDDAHGLGVLGEGGRGALHAAGLAGAPGVVATLTLSKSLGSQGGAVLGPAKVIRHLVNTARTFIFDTGLAPAAAGGALAALRLLRREPERAARAREVAALLHGRLTAAGLASARPDAAVVSVRAPSAAAALRWAADCREAGLSVGCFRPPSVPDGVSRLRLTARADLTGEEIGRAVAVILRTAPAGAADLP from the coding sequence ATGCCCCAGCACAGCCGCGAGGCCGATGCGCCCGCCGACGTGTTCGCCTGGATCGACGAGGCCGAGCGGGCCCGTGAGCAGGCCGGACTCGTGCGGACCCTGCGGCCCCGCAGCGCCGCCTCGCCCCTGCTGGACCTCGCGAGCAACGACTACCTCGGCCTGTCCCGGCACCCGGAGACCGTCCGCGGCGCGTGCGCGGCGGCCGAGGAGTGGGGGGCGGGCGCCACTGGAGCGCGCCTGGTGACCGGTACGACCGCGCTTCATGCCGAGCTCGAGCAGGAGCTCGCCGACTTCTGCGGTTTCGAGGCCGCGCTGGTGCTGTCATCGGGGTACGCGGCCAACCTGGCGGCCGTCACCGCGCTCGGCGGCCGGGGCGCGCTCGTCGCCTCCGACTCCGGCAACCACGCCTCGATCGTCGACGGCTGCCGGCTCTCCCGCGCCGAGACCGCGGTGGTCCCGCACGCCGATCCGGAGGCCGCCCGCAAGACGCTCGCCGCGCACACCGGCCGCGCCCTGCTGGTCACCGACTCCGTGTTCTCCGTCGACGGGGACGCCGCCCCGCTCGCCGGCTACGCCGAGGCCTGCCGGGCCCGGGGCGCCGCGCTGGTCGTGGACGACGCGCACGGCCTCGGCGTCCTCGGCGAGGGCGGCCGGGGCGCCCTGCACGCGGCCGGGCTGGCGGGGGCGCCGGGGGTGGTCGCGACGCTGACCCTGTCGAAGTCCCTGGGCAGCCAGGGCGGGGCCGTCCTCGGCCCCGCCAAGGTGATCCGCCACCTGGTCAACACGGCCCGCACCTTCATCTTCGACACCGGGCTCGCGCCGGCCGCCGCGGGCGGGGCGCTGGCGGCGCTGCGGTTGCTGCGCCGCGAGCCGGAACGGGCCGCGCGGGCCCGCGAGGTGGCCGCGCTGCTGCACGGGCGGCTCACCGCGGCCGGCCTCGCCTCGGCCCGGCCCGACGCCGCCGTGGTGTCCGTACGGGCCCCCTCGGCGGCGGCGGCCCTCCGGTGGGCCGCGGACTGCCGGGAGGCCGGGCTGTCCGTGGGGTGCTTCCGGCCGCCGTCGGTGCCGGACGGCGTCTCGCGGCTGCGGCTGACCGCCCGCGCCGATCTCACGGGGGAGGAGATCGGGCGGGCGGTCGCGGTGATCCTGCGGACCGCCCCCGCCGGGGCGGCGGACCTGCCGTAG
- the ureG gene encoding urease accessory protein UreG yields the protein MHLDHATAYPERHTHGAGPLRADGSRRALRIGLGGPVGSGKTATVAALCRALRAELSMAVVTNDIYTREDAEFLLREAVLPPERITAVETGACPHTAIRDDISANLEAVEELEEALGPLDLVLVESGGDNLTATFSRGLVDAQVFVIDVAGGDDIPRKGGPGVTTADLLVVNKTDLAPHVGSDLDRMARDAADQRGPLPVVFQSLRGADGVAPVAAWVREQYAAWAAR from the coding sequence ATGCACCTCGACCACGCCACCGCCTACCCCGAGCGCCACACCCACGGCGCCGGGCCCCTCCGCGCGGACGGCTCCCGCCGCGCCCTGCGCATCGGGCTCGGCGGACCCGTCGGCTCCGGCAAGACGGCCACGGTGGCCGCGCTGTGCCGGGCCCTGCGCGCCGAGCTGTCCATGGCCGTCGTCACCAACGACATCTACACGCGCGAGGACGCCGAGTTCCTGCTCCGCGAGGCCGTCCTGCCGCCCGAGCGGATCACCGCGGTCGAGACCGGAGCCTGCCCGCACACCGCCATCCGCGACGACATCTCCGCGAACCTGGAGGCCGTCGAGGAACTGGAGGAGGCCCTCGGCCCGCTGGACCTGGTCCTCGTCGAGTCCGGCGGCGACAACCTCACCGCCACCTTCTCCCGCGGCCTCGTCGACGCCCAGGTCTTCGTCATCGACGTGGCCGGCGGCGACGACATCCCCCGCAAGGGGGGCCCGGGCGTCACCACCGCCGACCTGCTGGTCGTCAACAAGACCGACCTCGCCCCGCACGTCGGGTCCGACCTGGACCGGATGGCCCGCGACGCCGCCGACCAGCGCGGCCCGCTGCCCGTCGTCTTCCAGTCCCTGCGCGGAGCGGACGGCGTCGCCCCCGTCGCCGCGTGGGTCCGCGAGCAGTACGCCGCCTGGGCCGCGCGGTGA
- a CDS encoding urease subunit gamma, giving the protein MHLTPHEQERLLIHVAADVAARRRARGVLLNHPEAVALITAHVLEGARDGRTVAELMASGRTVLGRADVMAGIPEMIPDVQVEATFPDGTKLVTVHDPIV; this is encoded by the coding sequence ATGCACCTGACCCCCCACGAGCAGGAGAGGCTGCTCATCCACGTGGCCGCCGACGTGGCCGCGCGGCGCAGGGCGCGCGGCGTGCTCCTCAACCACCCCGAGGCGGTCGCGCTGATCACCGCGCACGTCCTCGAAGGGGCCCGCGACGGGCGGACCGTGGCCGAGCTGATGGCCTCCGGCCGGACCGTCCTCGGCCGCGCCGACGTCATGGCAGGCATCCCCGAGATGATCCCCGACGTCCAGGTCGAGGCGACCTTCCCGGACGGCACCAAGCTCGTCACCGTCCACGATCCGATCGTCTGA
- a CDS encoding urease accessory protein UreF: MGGPAALLVLADGRFPAGGHAHSGGAEAACKAGRIRDAASLEDFCRGRLHTAGLTSAALAAAAALGLDTALLDAAADARTPAPALRTAARRLGRQLLRAARTTWPCPELDALAAAFPRGAHQPVVLGATARAAGLGPAEAAQVAAYESISGPATATVRLLGLDPFEASGVLARLAGEADAVAVRAEAAARAAPAEGPGALPAASSPLLEIAAQAHAAWPVRLFAS, encoded by the coding sequence ATGGGCGGCCCCGCAGCCCTGCTCGTCCTCGCCGACGGCCGCTTCCCCGCCGGAGGGCACGCCCACTCCGGCGGGGCCGAGGCCGCCTGCAAGGCGGGCCGCATCCGCGACGCCGCCTCCCTGGAGGACTTCTGCCGCGGCCGCCTGCACACGGCCGGGCTCACCTCCGCCGCCCTCGCCGCGGCCGCCGCCCTCGGCCTCGACACCGCCCTCCTCGACGCGGCCGCCGACGCCCGCACCCCCGCGCCCGCCCTGCGCACCGCGGCCCGCCGCCTCGGCCGGCAGCTCCTGCGCGCCGCCCGCACCACCTGGCCCTGCCCCGAACTCGACGCGCTGGCCGCGGCGTTCCCGCGCGGCGCCCACCAGCCGGTCGTCCTGGGCGCCACCGCCCGGGCGGCCGGGCTCGGGCCCGCCGAGGCCGCGCAGGTGGCGGCGTACGAGAGCATCAGCGGGCCGGCGACCGCGACGGTGCGGCTCCTCGGCCTGGACCCGTTCGAGGCGAGCGGCGTGCTCGCGCGCCTCGCCGGCGAGGCCGACGCCGTGGCCGTCCGGGCGGAGGCGGCCGCCCGCGCCGCGCCGGCCGAAGGCCCCGGCGCCCTGCCCGCCGCCTCCTCGCCCCTGCTGGAGATCGCCGCGCAAGCCCACGCCGCATGGCCGGTCCGGCTGTTCGCCTCCTGA
- the bioD gene encoding dethiobiotin synthase, producing the protein MGVIVVSGTGTEIGKTVVTAAVAAAAAAEGRSVAVLKPAQTGLEPGAPGDAAEAARLAGPHVTAVELARYPEPLAPDTAARRAGMAAVTPEEVAEAAGKLAASHDLVLVEGAGGLLVRFDPAGRTLADAAALLGAPVLVVAPAALGTLNATTLTAEALRARGLSALGVVVGSWPAAPDLACRCNLADLPSSSGLPLLGAVPEGSGALAPAEFRAAAPGWLAPALSGTWSAEDFQAAWAPAPATAAGAAPAA; encoded by the coding sequence ATGGGCGTGATCGTGGTGTCCGGGACGGGTACGGAGATCGGCAAGACGGTGGTGACGGCGGCGGTCGCCGCCGCGGCCGCCGCCGAGGGCCGTTCCGTCGCCGTCCTGAAGCCCGCCCAGACCGGCCTGGAGCCGGGGGCTCCGGGGGACGCCGCCGAGGCGGCCCGGCTGGCCGGCCCGCACGTGACGGCCGTCGAACTGGCCCGGTACCCGGAGCCGCTCGCTCCGGACACTGCGGCCCGGCGGGCCGGGATGGCGGCCGTGACGCCCGAGGAGGTCGCGGAGGCCGCGGGCAAGCTCGCCGCCTCGCACGACCTGGTGCTGGTGGAGGGTGCGGGAGGGCTGCTGGTCCGCTTCGACCCGGCGGGGCGCACCCTGGCCGACGCGGCGGCGCTCCTCGGGGCTCCGGTGCTGGTCGTCGCGCCCGCGGCGCTCGGCACGCTGAACGCGACGACGCTGACCGCGGAGGCGCTGCGGGCCCGCGGGCTGTCCGCGCTCGGTGTCGTGGTGGGCAGCTGGCCCGCCGCCCCCGACCTGGCCTGCCGCTGCAACCTGGCCGACCTCCCGTCCTCCTCCGGGCTGCCGCTGCTCGGCGCGGTCCCCGAGGGCTCCGGGGCACTGGCTCCGGCGGAGTTCCGGGCGGCGGCGCCGGGCTGGCTCGCGCCGGCGCTGTCGGGCACCTGGTCCGCGGAGGACTTCCAGGCCGCCTGGGCGCCCGCCCCGGCGACCGCCGCGGGCGCGGCGCCGGCTGCCTGA
- a CDS encoding urease accessory protein UreD: MTGAPPAAAPAGVRATARIRAVADGRGGTALPVLAGEGPLALRRVRTDAGSRGEAGVMLVGAMSAPLGGDSLAVDAEAGPGARLALGTAAATLALPGRGGAPARYRVRLAVAAGAAVRWLPEPLVSVRGSDLAVHTRVELAAGARLVLREEQVLGRTGEAPGLLRSRLTADLAGRPLLDQELACGPGAPGGWDGPAGLAGHRAAGQLLVVDPEFAAAPPAAAVLGEYAVAMPLAGPAVLVSVLAPDALALRRVLDAACRTYGR; the protein is encoded by the coding sequence GTGACCGGCGCGCCGCCCGCCGCGGCGCCGGCGGGCGTGCGCGCCACCGCCCGGATCCGCGCCGTCGCCGACGGCCGCGGCGGCACCGCCCTGCCCGTCCTCGCCGGCGAGGGGCCGCTGGCCCTGCGCCGCGTCCGCACCGACGCCGGCTCCCGCGGCGAGGCCGGCGTCATGCTGGTCGGCGCGATGAGCGCCCCGCTCGGCGGCGACAGCCTCGCCGTCGACGCCGAGGCGGGGCCGGGGGCGCGGCTCGCCCTGGGCACGGCGGCCGCCACGCTCGCCCTGCCCGGCCGGGGCGGTGCGCCCGCCAGGTACCGCGTACGCCTGGCCGTCGCCGCGGGGGCGGCGGTGCGCTGGCTTCCCGAGCCGCTCGTCTCGGTCCGCGGCAGCGACCTGGCGGTGCACACCCGCGTCGAACTCGCCGCCGGGGCCCGGCTGGTGCTGCGCGAGGAGCAGGTGCTGGGGCGCACGGGCGAGGCGCCGGGCCTGCTGCGCAGCCGGCTCACCGCCGACCTGGCCGGCCGGCCGCTGCTGGACCAGGAGCTGGCCTGCGGGCCGGGCGCGCCCGGCGGCTGGGACGGGCCGGCGGGGCTGGCCGGGCACCGGGCGGCCGGTCAGCTCCTCGTCGTGGACCCGGAGTTCGCCGCGGCGCCGCCGGCCGCGGCGGTGCTGGGGGAGTACGCCGTGGCGATGCCGCTGGCCGGCCCGGCCGTGCTGGTCTCGGTGCTCGCGCCGGACGCGCTCGCGCTGCGCCGGGTTCTCGATGCGGCGTGTCGTACGTACGGCCGGTGA
- a CDS encoding urease subunit alpha, whose translation MGELGRAAYADLFGPTAGDRIRLADTDLFIEIEQDLAGGPGRSGDEAVFGGGKVIRESMGQARTTRAEGAPDTVITGAVVLDHWGIVKADIGIRDGLICGIGKAGNPDTMDGVDPALVIGPETEVIAGNGRILTAGAVDAHVHFISPTLADEALASGVTTLVGGGTGPAEGTKATTVTPGSWHLARMFAALEAYPVNVGLLGKGNTTSREALHAQLRGGAIGFKIHEDWGATPAAIDTCLGVCEETGAQVALHTDTLNEAGFVADTLAAVAGRTVHAYHTEGAGGGHAPDIITVVSEPYVLPSSTNPTRPHTANTVEEHLDMLMVCHHLNPAVPEDLAFAESRIRPSTIAAEDVLHDLGAISIISSDSQAMGRIGEVVMRTWQTAHVMKRRRGFLPGDGPADNHRARRYVAKYTINPAIAQGIARDVGSVEPGKLADLVLWRPAFFGVKPDTVIKGGQIAYAQMGDANASIPTPQPVLPRPMYGARGRAPALNSLNFTAQAALDDRLPERLGLGKRFAAIDSTRKTGKADMRNNDALPRVEVDADTFTVTIDGEAVEPAPVAELPMAQRYFLF comes from the coding sequence ATGGGTGAGCTCGGGCGCGCCGCGTACGCGGACCTCTTCGGACCCACCGCAGGCGACCGGATCCGGCTCGCCGACACCGACCTGTTCATCGAGATCGAGCAGGACCTCGCGGGCGGACCGGGACGCTCCGGCGACGAAGCGGTCTTCGGCGGCGGCAAGGTGATCCGCGAGTCCATGGGCCAGGCCCGCACCACGCGCGCCGAGGGCGCTCCCGACACCGTGATCACCGGCGCGGTCGTCCTGGACCACTGGGGGATCGTCAAGGCCGACATCGGCATCCGCGACGGGCTGATCTGCGGCATCGGCAAGGCCGGCAACCCGGACACCATGGACGGCGTCGACCCGGCCCTCGTCATCGGCCCCGAGACGGAGGTCATCGCCGGCAACGGCAGGATCCTCACGGCGGGCGCCGTCGACGCCCACGTCCACTTCATCTCCCCGACCCTCGCCGACGAGGCCCTCGCCTCCGGCGTCACCACCCTCGTCGGCGGCGGCACCGGCCCGGCCGAGGGCACCAAGGCCACCACGGTCACGCCCGGATCCTGGCACCTCGCCCGGATGTTCGCCGCGCTGGAGGCGTACCCGGTCAACGTCGGCCTGCTCGGCAAGGGCAACACCACCTCCCGCGAGGCCCTGCACGCACAGCTGCGCGGCGGCGCGATCGGCTTCAAGATCCACGAGGACTGGGGGGCCACGCCCGCCGCCATCGACACCTGCCTCGGCGTCTGCGAGGAGACCGGCGCCCAGGTCGCCCTGCACACCGACACCCTCAACGAGGCCGGCTTCGTCGCCGACACCCTCGCCGCCGTCGCCGGACGTACCGTCCACGCCTACCACACCGAAGGAGCGGGCGGCGGGCACGCACCGGACATCATCACCGTGGTCTCCGAGCCGTACGTGCTGCCCAGCTCCACCAACCCCACCCGCCCGCACACCGCCAACACCGTCGAGGAGCACCTCGACATGCTGATGGTCTGCCACCACCTCAACCCGGCCGTCCCCGAGGACCTGGCCTTCGCCGAGTCCCGCATCCGGCCCTCGACGATCGCCGCCGAGGACGTCCTGCACGACCTCGGAGCCATCTCGATCATCTCCTCGGACTCGCAGGCCATGGGCCGCATCGGCGAGGTCGTGATGCGCACCTGGCAGACCGCGCACGTGATGAAGCGGCGCCGCGGATTCCTCCCCGGCGACGGCCCCGCCGACAACCACCGCGCCCGCCGGTACGTCGCCAAGTACACGATCAACCCGGCCATCGCCCAGGGCATCGCCCGCGACGTCGGCTCCGTCGAGCCCGGGAAGCTCGCCGACCTCGTCCTGTGGCGGCCCGCGTTCTTCGGCGTCAAGCCCGACACCGTCATCAAGGGCGGCCAGATCGCCTACGCGCAGATGGGCGACGCCAACGCCTCCATCCCCACCCCGCAGCCCGTGCTGCCGCGCCCCATGTACGGCGCCCGCGGCCGCGCCCCCGCCCTGAACTCCCTCAACTTCACGGCGCAGGCCGCCCTCGACGACCGCCTGCCCGAGCGGCTCGGCCTCGGCAAGCGCTTCGCGGCCATCGACAGCACCCGCAAGACCGGCAAGGCCGACATGCGGAACAACGACGCCCTGCCGCGCGTCGAGGTCGACGCCGACACCTTCACCGTCACGATCGACGGCGAGGCCGTCGAACCGGCGCCCGTGGCGGAGCTGCCCATGGCCCAGCGGTACTTCCTCTTCTGA
- a CDS encoding helix-turn-helix domain-containing protein has translation MQHGPAVRRRKLGEELRALRDRTGLTSGEAARIVGWHQSKISRIETGRSGVKPEDIRLLLDAYGAVVSPEQRALLEALSVSAAGPGPGGGTGRERQWWHDYRGLLPQEYRDFISLEAGARSARTVELSVVPGLLQTPEYARAVTRAALGGLPEPKVDALVDVRLARQAVLRADPPLELSAVLDEAVLRRQIGGPGVMEAQLRHLVAVARLPQVRLQVLPFSVGGHLGLTGPFVIFSFPNIADLDVVVLDHLTSSLYLERKEDLEAYSAAFRTIQAHALPPEDSSDLISSLADGA, from the coding sequence ATGCAGCATGGCCCCGCGGTGCGTCGGCGCAAACTCGGAGAGGAACTGCGCGCGCTGCGCGACCGCACGGGACTGACCAGCGGCGAGGCCGCCCGGATCGTGGGGTGGCACCAGTCGAAAATCAGCCGCATCGAGACGGGCCGCAGTGGCGTGAAACCGGAGGACATCCGGCTGCTGCTCGACGCGTACGGGGCCGTCGTCAGCCCCGAGCAGCGGGCCCTGCTGGAGGCGCTGTCGGTCTCGGCAGCCGGCCCGGGGCCGGGCGGCGGCACCGGGCGGGAGCGGCAGTGGTGGCACGACTACCGGGGCCTCCTGCCGCAGGAGTACCGGGACTTCATCAGCCTGGAGGCCGGCGCCCGCTCGGCCCGGACGGTCGAGCTGTCGGTGGTGCCCGGGCTGCTCCAGACCCCGGAATACGCGCGTGCGGTGACGCGGGCCGCGCTGGGCGGGCTGCCGGAGCCGAAGGTGGACGCGCTGGTCGACGTACGGCTGGCCAGGCAGGCGGTGCTGCGGGCCGACCCGCCGCTGGAGCTGAGCGCGGTGCTCGACGAGGCCGTGCTGCGGCGGCAGATCGGGGGGCCGGGGGTGATGGAGGCGCAGCTGAGGCACCTGGTGGCGGTGGCGAGGCTGCCCCAAGTGCGGCTGCAGGTACTGCCGTTCAGTGTGGGGGGTCATCTCGGCCTGACCGGACCGTTCGTAATTTTCTCATTTCCGAACATCGCCGATCTGGATGTGGTGGTCCTCGACCATTTGACGAGTAGCCTCTATCTGGAGCGGAAGGAAGACCTCGAGGCGTACAGCGCCGCGTTCCGCACCATCCAGGCGCACGCCCTCCCGCCCGAAGACTCGTCGGATCTCATCAGCTCACTGGCTGACGGCGCGTAA
- a CDS encoding urease subunit beta: MIPGETVHGGGPVLFNEGRPVTRLTVLNAADRPVQVGSHYHFAEANPGLRFDRTAARGLRLDVPAGTAVRFEPGIPVEVGLVPLGGLRTVPGLRGETGGPLDG, encoded by the coding sequence GTGATCCCCGGCGAGACCGTCCACGGCGGCGGCCCGGTCCTCTTCAACGAAGGCCGCCCCGTCACCCGCCTCACCGTCCTCAACGCCGCCGACCGGCCCGTCCAGGTCGGATCCCACTACCACTTCGCCGAGGCCAACCCGGGCCTGCGCTTTGACCGTACGGCCGCCCGCGGACTCCGCCTCGACGTGCCCGCCGGCACCGCCGTCCGCTTCGAGCCCGGCATCCCCGTCGAGGTGGGCCTCGTCCCCCTCGGCGGACTGCGCACCGTGCCCGGACTGCGCGGGGAGACCGGGGGGCCGCTCGATGGGTGA
- a CDS encoding adenosylmethionine--8-amino-7-oxononanoate transaminase: MPDRHPPLTAGELLALDRQHVWHPYGPMPGRQEPLVVSSASGVRLRLAQPAHGRDELVDGMSSWWSAIHGYNHPVLNEAAADQLGRMAHVMFGGLTHEPAVRLAAKLVEITPEGLEHVFLADSGSVSVEVAAKMCLQYWRSLGRRGKTRLMTWRGGYHGDTWTPMGVCDPEGGMHGLWSGVLPQQVFADVPPAGFDAPVDPAYAAHLRALVAAHADELAAVIVEPVVQGAGGMRFHSPGYLRVLRELCDEYDVLLVLDEIATGFGRTGALFAADYAGVTPDVMCLGKALTGGYLTLAATLCTERVAAGISRGEVPVLAHGPTFMGNPLAASVALASIELLLGQDWQREVKRIEAGLLEGLAPARAVPGVLDVRVLGAIGVVRLDHEVDMAAATAAAVREGVWLRPFRDLVYTMPPFVTGDEDLARICRAVCAAAGEG, translated from the coding sequence ATGCCTGACCGGCACCCCCCGCTGACGGCCGGCGAGCTGCTCGCGCTGGACCGGCAGCACGTCTGGCACCCGTACGGGCCTATGCCGGGGCGCCAGGAGCCGCTCGTCGTCTCCTCCGCCTCGGGCGTCCGGCTGCGCCTCGCGCAGCCGGCGCACGGCCGCGACGAGCTGGTCGACGGCATGTCCTCCTGGTGGTCGGCCATCCACGGCTACAACCACCCGGTGCTGAACGAGGCGGCGGCCGACCAGCTCGGCCGCATGGCGCACGTGATGTTCGGCGGGCTCACCCACGAGCCGGCCGTCCGGCTGGCCGCGAAGCTCGTCGAGATCACCCCGGAGGGCCTGGAACACGTCTTCCTCGCCGACTCGGGCTCCGTCTCGGTCGAGGTCGCGGCCAAGATGTGCCTCCAGTACTGGCGGTCGCTGGGCCGCCGCGGCAAGACCAGGCTGATGACCTGGCGCGGCGGCTACCACGGCGACACGTGGACGCCGATGGGCGTCTGCGACCCCGAGGGCGGCATGCACGGGCTGTGGTCCGGCGTGCTGCCGCAGCAGGTCTTCGCGGACGTCCCGCCGGCCGGGTTCGACGCCCCCGTCGACCCCGCGTACGCGGCGCACCTGCGTGCGCTGGTCGCGGCGCACGCCGACGAGCTGGCCGCCGTCATCGTCGAGCCGGTGGTCCAGGGCGCGGGCGGCATGCGCTTCCACAGCCCCGGCTACCTGCGCGTCCTGCGCGAGCTGTGCGACGAGTACGACGTCCTGCTCGTCCTGGACGAGATCGCGACGGGCTTCGGGCGCACCGGCGCCCTGTTCGCCGCGGATTATGCGGGCGTCACCCCCGACGTGATGTGCCTGGGCAAGGCGCTGACCGGCGGCTACCTCACGCTCGCGGCCACCCTGTGCACGGAGCGGGTGGCCGCCGGGATCTCCCGGGGCGAGGTGCCGGTCCTGGCCCACGGGCCGACGTTCATGGGCAACCCGCTGGCCGCCTCGGTGGCGCTGGCCTCGATCGAGCTGCTGCTCGGCCAGGACTGGCAGCGCGAGGTCAAGCGGATCGAGGCCGGGCTCCTGGAGGGGCTGGCCCCGGCCCGGGCAGTGCCCGGCGTCCTCGACGTACGGGTCCTGGGCGCGATCGGCGTGGTCCGGCTGGACCACGAGGTGGACATGGCGGCCGCGACGGCGGCGGCGGTGCGCGAGGGCGTCTGGCTGCGGCCGTTCCGCGACCTCGTGTACACGATGCCGCCTTTCGTGACGGGCGACGAGGACCTGGCGCGGATCTGCCGCGCCGTGTGCGCTGCGGCCGGGGAGGGCTGA
- a CDS encoding DUF397 domain-containing protein, producing the protein MSATPLSTGGLLISAMWRRSSRSTGMNNCVETAVLSGGLLAVRDSKRTDGPAVLFTGPAWNGFLACVRAYGPA; encoded by the coding sequence GTGTCCGCAACCCCCCTCTCCACAGGCGGACTTCTGATCAGCGCGATGTGGCGGCGGAGCAGCCGCAGTACCGGAATGAACAACTGTGTGGAAACGGCCGTGCTCTCCGGCGGCCTCCTGGCCGTCCGCGACTCCAAACGGACGGACGGCCCGGCGGTGCTCTTCACCGGGCCCGCCTGGAACGGCTTCCTCGCCTGCGTACGGGCGTACGGACCCGCCTGA
- a CDS encoding ATP-binding protein — protein MADHQEASVTLPSEPASVAAARRHVAQVLADWGLPDGADTADSVRLIVSELATNAVQHTFGQSPVFTVDIRLEREEWLRIGVTDSHPRWPRRLPAAVQQDNGRGMVIIRWLTAEAGGRLSVSPTEDGGKTVWIALPWPVGAHTPAGRGSC, from the coding sequence ATGGCAGACCACCAGGAAGCATCCGTCACTCTGCCGAGCGAACCCGCCTCGGTCGCCGCCGCCCGCCGCCACGTCGCCCAGGTGCTCGCCGACTGGGGACTGCCCGACGGCGCCGACACCGCCGACAGCGTCCGGCTGATCGTGTCCGAACTCGCCACCAACGCCGTGCAGCACACCTTCGGGCAGTCGCCCGTCTTCACGGTCGACATCCGCCTGGAGCGCGAGGAGTGGCTCCGCATCGGAGTCACCGACAGCCACCCCCGGTGGCCCCGGCGGCTCCCCGCCGCCGTCCAGCAGGACAACGGGCGCGGCATGGTCATCATCCGCTGGCTCACCGCGGAGGCCGGCGGCCGGCTCTCCGTCAGCCCCACCGAGGACGGCGGCAAGACGGTCTGGATCGCCCTGCCCTGGCCCGTCGGGGCCCACACCCCGGCCGGCCGCGGCAGCTGCTGA
- the bioB gene encoding biotin synthase BioB produces MDLLNTLVDKGLRRELPTREEALAVLATSDDELLDVVAAAGKVRRQWFGRRVKLNYLVNLKSGLCPEDCSYCSQRLGSKAEILKYTWLKPDEASAAAAAGIAGGAKRVCLVASGRGPTDRDVERVGKTIEAIKDQNEGVEVCACLGLLSDGQAERLKDAGADAYNHNLNTSEATYGQITKTHTYADRVDTVQKAHAAGLSACSGLIAGMGESDEDLVDVVFSLRGLDPDSVPVNFLIPFEGTPLAKEWNLTPQRCLRILAMVRFVCPDVEVRLAGGREVHLRTMQPLALHLVNSIFLGDYLTSEGQAGQADLDMIADAGFTVEGAGTSSLPAHRADAAAAAAAAAADATAAGRGPCGSAPAEAGCGSACGGCSGHAHTAEAAEAAAEPAQAEPGAVRPDLVAVRRRGAGTDLAPNA; encoded by the coding sequence ATGGACCTGCTGAACACCCTGGTGGACAAGGGGCTGCGGCGTGAGCTGCCGACCCGCGAAGAGGCGCTCGCCGTGCTGGCGACCTCCGACGACGAACTGCTCGACGTGGTGGCCGCGGCCGGCAAGGTGCGCCGCCAGTGGTTCGGGCGCCGGGTCAAGCTGAACTACCTCGTCAACCTGAAGTCCGGGCTCTGCCCCGAGGACTGCTCCTACTGCTCGCAGCGCCTCGGGTCCAAGGCGGAGATCCTCAAGTACACGTGGCTGAAGCCGGACGAGGCCTCGGCGGCCGCGGCGGCCGGCATCGCGGGCGGCGCCAAGCGCGTGTGCCTGGTGGCGAGCGGCCGCGGCCCGACGGACCGGGACGTGGAGCGCGTCGGCAAGACCATCGAGGCGATCAAGGACCAGAACGAGGGCGTCGAGGTCTGCGCCTGCCTGGGCCTGCTCTCCGACGGCCAGGCCGAGCGGCTGAAGGACGCCGGGGCCGACGCCTACAACCACAACCTCAACACGTCCGAGGCGACGTACGGGCAGATCACGAAGACGCACACGTACGCGGACCGCGTCGACACCGTGCAGAAGGCGCACGCCGCCGGCCTGTCCGCCTGCTCCGGCCTCATCGCGGGCATGGGCGAGAGCGACGAGGACCTCGTCGACGTCGTCTTCTCGCTGCGCGGGCTCGACCCGGACTCGGTTCCGGTGAACTTCCTGATCCCCTTCGAGGGCACCCCGCTGGCCAAGGAGTGGAACCTCACCCCGCAGCGCTGCCTGCGGATCCTCGCGATGGTCAGGTTCGTCTGCCCGGACGTCGAGGTCCGCCTGGCGGGCGGGCGCGAGGTCCACCTGCGCACCATGCAGCCGCTGGCGCTGCACCTGGTGAACTCGATCTTCCTCGGCGACTACCTCACCAGCGAGGGCCAGGCCGGCCAGGCCGACCTCGACATGATCGCGGACGCCGGGTTCACGGTGGAGGGCGCCGGCACGTCGAGCCTGCCCGCGCACCGCGCGGACGCCGCCGCGGCCGCGGCCGCTGCCGCCGCAGATGCCACGGCGGCCGGCCGCGGGCCGTGCGGTTCCGCGCCGGCCGAGGCCGGCTGCGGCTCGGCCTGCGGCGGCTGCTCGGGCCACGCGCACACCGCCGAGGCGGCCGAGGCCGCCGCCGAGCCCGCGCAGGCGGAGCCCGGCGCGGTGCGCCCGGACCTGGTCGCGGTGCGCCGCCGAGGCGCCGGGACGGACCTCGCGCCCAATGCCTGA